The sequence below is a genomic window from Armatimonadota bacterium.
GCGCAATAGGAGTGCGCGCATGGTGTTCGCTCCTTCCCTCGCTGCGGCGCGAGCGCCGACCCTGTTAGCATTCTCCCGGCGCGGCCGCGGCCCCTTCCAGCGCCAGCAGCCCGCGCTTGAGGTCGAGTCCGCCGCCGAAGCCCACCAGCCGGCCGTCGCCGCCGATCACGCGGTGGCAGGGAACGATGGGGGCCAGCGGGTTGCGCGCCATGACCTGCCCCACCGCGCGCGCGGCCCGCGCGTTCCCCGCCCGCCGGGCGACCTCGCCGTAGGTGCGGGTCTCGCCGTAGGGTATGCCTGCCACGGTGAGTAGGACGCGGCAGGTGAAATCGGGCAGCCCTGCCAGGTCGAGGGGAAGGCCGAAGTCTACCCGCTCACCGGCGAAGAAGCGGCGCAGGTCGCGCAGCGCACGGTGGAGCACTCCGGACACAGCCGAGACTTGCCCGCCGGTGGTTAGGCGAGGCGGCTGTGCCACATGGATTGCCCCTATTTGCGCCAGGGCCTGTGCAACCGTGGCGCAAGGCAACGTGCAGGCCGCGATGCCGCGCTGGGTCGCGCGTACGCCGACCCAACCTCGCTCCACATGCGCCAGCGCAATCATGCCTTCTTTTCCAGGTGCGCCCTTAGCGCCTGCGCCACCTTGCGCCCGACCCCGGGCACCGCCGCCAGTTCTTCAACCCCCGCGGCGCGCATCCTCGCCAGCCCGCCGAAGCGGCTGAGCAGCCGCCGTTTCAAGGTCGGCCCTACCCCCCGCACCTGGTCGAGGACGCTCTCGCGCGCCTGGCGCGCGCGCAGGGTGTGGTGATAGGCCTGGGCGAAGCGGTGGGCCTCGTCGCGCAGGCGCTGGAGCAGGTGCAGCGCGGGGGAATGGCCGGGCAGGATGAGCGGCGACGAGCGCCCCTCCAGATAGACCCAGTCCCGTTCCTTGGCGAGCGCGGCGATGGGAAGCGACAGCCCCAGGTCGTCGCGCGCGGTAATGGCTACGCCGAGCTGTCCCTTGCCGCCGTCCACCACCATCAGGTCGGGCAGGCGCGCGAACTTCTCCCGCGCCGCCGCCGCCCGCAGGCGGCGCGCCAGCACCTCGCGCATCATCGCGTAGTCGTCGGGGGCGCCGGTCTCGCCGCGGACGCGGAAATGCCGGTAGTCCGCCCTCTTCACCCGCCCCTGCTCGAACACCACCATCGAGCCCACCGAGTCCTGCCCGCGGATGGTGGAGATGTCATAGGCCTCGATGCGTTCGGGGGGGACGGGGAGGGCGAGCGCGGCCTGCAGGTCGGCCACCGCTGCGCGGCCGCGGCGCTCCTCGGCGCCGGCGCGGGCGTGGTGCTGCTCGAGGTGCAGCCGCGCGTTATCCGCCGCCAGCTCAAGCAGGTGCTTGCGGTCGCCGCGGCGGGGCCGGCGCACCGTGACCTTGCCCCCGCGGCGCTGCGATAGCCAATCGGCGATCACTCCGGCATCGGGGATATTCTCCCCCACCAGCACCTGCGCCGGGACGAACGCCGCCCGCCCGTAGTGCTGCCGCACGAAGTCCCCCAGCACCTCCGCCGGCGGCGCTCCCGAGGTCCCGTCCACCAGGTAGTGCTCCTGGCCCACCAGCCGGCCCTCGCGCACCGCGAAAACTACGACGCACGCCTCCCCCTCCTGCAGCCACTGGGCCATGATATCCGCGTCCCCGCCGCCCGCGAGCACCATCTTCTGCCCCTCGGTCGTGCGCTCGACGGCGGCGATCTTGTCGCGCAGGCGCGCCGCCTCCTCGAAGCGCAGCTCCGCCGCCGCCTGCTCCATGCGCCCGCGCAGGGCGACGAGCACCTTCCCCCCACGCCCGTCCAGCAGCAGCATCGCCCGCTTGACCATGCGCCGGTATTCCGCCGGGGTGACCTTGCCCACGCAGGGGGCGAGGCACTGGCGCAGGTGGAAGTTGAGGCATGGCCGAGATCGTTTCTCGCCCGGCTGCCAGTGGCAGCCGCCGCGCTTCTTGACCGACGCCACCAGCGCCTGGCGCACGCCAAAGATGCGCCGCACCAGCCGCACCGTCTCCCACATCGCCCGGGTGTTGGTGTAGGGGCCGAAGTAACGCGCGCCGTCGCGCTCCATCTTGCGCACCACCACCAGGCGCGGGTACTGCTCCTGCACCGTGACCTTGAGGTAAGGGTAGCGCTTGTCGTCGCGCAGGCGCACGTTGAAGCGCGGGCGGTGGCGCTGCACCAGGTTGAACTCGAGGATCAACGCCTCGACCTCGGAATCGGTGACCGTCCAGTCGAGATCGGCGATGCGCTCGACCAGGGCGGACTTGGCCCCCGCCAGCTCGGGGCCGGGCTGGAAGTAGGAGCGCACGCGGCTGCGCAGCGACTGCGCCTTGCCGACGTAGATGACCTTGCCCACGGCGTCCTTCATCAGATAGACGCCCGGGCGCGCCGGCAGCGACGCGAGCTTCTCGGCCAGGGTGGGGGTATGGGCCTCGGTGACGATCTCCGTCATGCTTACGCCGGATGACTGGAGGCGTACGGGCGCAGCGCCAAGCGATGCGGATTGCCGCCCATCATGTGGCACAGCCGCCCTCGGCTGTGTCCCTCCGGTACGTTCAGCGAGTGGAATCCGTCGGCTGCCTGTCGAGCGCCCTCGCGCAGGTCTCGGGTGCAATGCTCTCACAATGTTCGCGGCACCAGCGCATTGGCAGGAACCAGCGAGGCTCCATCTCCGCGTGCTTCAGGACCTCATCACCCATAATGCGAGTCACGGTTGCCGGGGCGGAGCCGTCGAGGTTTTCGAAAACCCACATCTGCCAGTTTGGATCCTTGCGCGCCGCGTCGAACTCGTTCTTGGTCAGATAGCGGAAGCCGCCGACGCTCCTCACGGCCCCGCCCGCCCCCTTCACCTCGATGTGCAATTCATCATCCCCCCTCGTCGCTGTCAAGTCATAGCCCGGGCCGCCGGTCGAGACCTGCCAACCGTCCGCCTTGAGTAACTCCGTTGCGAGCCGCATCGCGGCGTCCCGAATCTGCGTGGTTCTCATTCTGTTCCTCTTTGCTCGCCATCCCATTCATGCCCTGCTGTCCGCGGCGCGATGGTTCTCAGTCGGGAGGCGATCTCCTGCCCTGCGAGCGTAACGCCCTGGGGTCGGTCTCCTTATTGCTCACTGGCGTGGCTCCTCTCCGCGTCGTTTCGGCGCCGGCGCGGAGAGCTGACGCTCCGCTCGTTGATCACAGCCGAGGGCGGCTGTGCCACATCCTCCGGCGTCGGCGATGGCCTCTTCGCTTTCGCTCAGGATGACATCACTCGTCGCAGCCAGCGTCGAGGGACCCGCCAGGATCAGCAAGCGGGCTGTGCCACACGGGACCGCGCGCGGCGCGGCTTGGGCTTCTTGGCGCCTTCGTCGTTGCCCCCCAACAGCGCGCGTAGGAACTGCCCGGTGTAGGAGTGCCCAACCTTTGCCACCTCCTCCGGCGTACCGCGGGCGACGATCTCGCCGCCGGCGTCCCCGCCCTCAGGACCGAGGTCTATGATGTAGTCGGCGCACTTGATGACATCGAGGTTGTGCTCGATGACGATGACCGTATTGCCGGCGTCCACCAGGCGGTTGAGCACCTCCAGCAGCTTCTCGATGTCGGCGAAATGAAGCCCGGTGGTGGGCTCGTCGAGGAGATAGAGGGTTCTGCCGGTGGCGCGGCGCGACAGTTCCGCCGCCAGCTTGACGCGCTGCGCCTCGCCGCCGGAGAGCGTGGTTGCGGGCTGGCCGAGGCGGATGTAGTCGAGGCCGACATCGTGGATGGTTTCCAGCTTGCGATGAATCGCCGGGATATTGCGGAAGAACTCGAGCGCCTCGGCGACGGTCATCTCCAGCACCTCGGCGATGCTGCGGCCCTTGTAGCGCACCTGCAGCGTCTCGCGGTTGTAGCGAGAGCCGCCGCACTCCTCGCACGGGACATAGACGTCGGGCAGGAAGACCATCTCGATCTTGAGGATGCCGTCGCCGTGGCAGGCCTCGCAGCGCCCGCCCTTGACATTGAAGCTGAAGCGGCCGGGGCGGTACCCGCGCGCGCGCGCCTCCGGGGTCTGGGCGAAGAGCTCGCGGATGGCGGTGAAGGTGCCGATGTAGGTCGCGGGATTGCTGCGCGGAGAGCGGCCGATGGGCGACTGGTCTATGTCAATCACCTTGTCCAACACGCGCATGTTCTCGATGCGGTCGTGCTTGCCCCACGAGGTGCGCGCCCCCTGCAGCGCGTGCGCCAGCCGCCGGTAGAGGATGTCCTCCATGACCGTGCTCTTGCCGGAGCCGCTGACGCCGCTGAGACACACGAACACGCCCAGCGGGATCGGGATGTCCACGCCCTTGAGGTTGTGCTCGCGGGCGTTGCGGATGACCAGCCAGGAGCTGTCGGCGCCGAGTGGCGCGCGGGGCGCGCGGCGGCGGCTGGGCATGGGGATGCGGCGCTCGCCGCTGAGGTACTTGCCGGTGACCGAAGCGCGCTGCTTGACCAGGTCCCGCACCTTGCCGGTGGCGACCACTTCGCCGCCGCGCTCGCCGGCGCCGGGGCCGATGTCAATGATGTAGTCGGCGCTGCGAATGGTGGCCTCGTCGTGCTCGACGACGAGGATGGTGTTGCCGAGGTCGCGTAGCGCTTCGAGGGTGGCGAGCAGGCGGCGGTTGTCGCGCTGGTGGAGGCCGACGCTGGGTTCGTCCAGGATATAGAGCACGCCGGTGAGGCCGGAGCCGATCTGGGTAGCGAGGCGGATGCGCTGCGCCTCGCCTCCGGCCAGGGTCGCCGCCGTGCGGTCGAGAGTCAGGTAGTCCAGCCCGACGTTGAGCAGGAAATCGAGGCGGGCGCGGATCTCCTTGAGCACCTGGCGCGCGATGAGCTGCTGACGCTGGTCGAGGGCGAGCTGGGCGAAGAACTCGGCGGCGGCGCGCACCGACAGCACGGCGACGTCGGCGATGTTGCTGCCATTGATGCGCACCGCGAGGCTCTCCGGCTTGAGGCGGGCGCCGCCGCAGGCGGGGCACGGCTGGATGCTCATGTAGTTCTCCAGCTCGCTGCGGCGGTAGTCGGAATCGGTTTGCTCGTAGTCCTGCATCAGGTGGTAGAGCAGGCCCCGGAACGCCGTATCGTACACGCGCGGGCGACCGCCGCGGCCGCGGAAACGCACGCGCACGCGCTCGCCGGTGCCCTCCAGCAGCTTGTCGAGCTTGGCCTTGGAGATGCGGCTCAGCGGTGTCTGCGGGTCAATGCCGTACGCCTGCGCGGCCGCCCGCAGCAGCGAACTGAAATAGCGCGAGACGTCGCTCGCCCAAGGCAGCACCGCTCCCTCAGCCAGGCTCAGGGAGCGGTCGGGGATGATCAGGTCCTGGTCGAACTCGCGGCGCGTCCCCAGGCCGGTGCAGGCGGGGCAAGCGCCGTAGGGGCTATTGAAGCTGAACATGCGCGGCTCCAGCTCGGGGAAGCTGCGGTCGCAGCGCAGGCACGCCCCGTGCTCGCTGAAGTCAATCTGCTCGCCGTCAACCACTTGCACCGCGGCGACGCCGCCGCCGATCTTGAGCGCGGTCGCCATCGAGTCGGTCAGGCGCTGGCGCAAGCCGGGGCGCACCACCAGCCGGTCCACCACCACCTCGATCGTGTGCTGCTTGTAGCGCGCGAGCTTGATGTCCTCCGACAGCTCGCGCACTTCGCCGTCCACCCGCACGCGCACGAAGCCCTGCTTGGCGATGTCGTCGAGCACCGCGCGGTACTCGCCCTTGCGCCCGCGCACCACCGGCCCCAGCAGCAGGAGGCGCGTGCCCTCGGGCAGCGTCTCCACCGCGTCCACGATCTGCGCCAGCGACTGGCGGGCGATCTTCTGCCCGCACTGCGGGCAGTGGGGGGTGCCGATGCGCGCGAACAGCAGGCGCAGGTGGTCGTAGATCTCGGTCACCGTTCCCACCGTCGAGCGTGGGTTGTGGGTCGCCGATTTCTGGTCAATCGAAACCGCCGGCGACAGCCCGTCAATGGTATCCACGTCGGGCTTGTCCATCTGTCCCAGGAACTGGCGGGCGTAGGAGGACAGGCTCTCGACGTAGCGGCGCTGCCCCTCGGCGTAGATGGTATCGAACGCGAGCGAGGATTTCCCCGAGCCCGACAAGCCGGTGATGACCACCAGCTTATGGCGGGGGATCTCGACGGTGATGTTCTTCAGGTTATGCTGCCGCGCCCCGCGGACGATGATCTTGTCGAGCGACATTCTCGCACCCAGCCGTCGTGGCTACGCACATGCTAGCGCGTCCACAAGTGGCTTGAATTCGCTGCAGGCCCTGTACCTTTCGATATCAAACGTAGTCGGGCACCGGGCGCGCATTTCCACCCCATGAGGTAAGAAGGACTCGAACAGGGTCTGGGGCCTTCTGAGCTCAAGTATCTGCTGGGCCTCCGTGGGATACATATGACGGCCCCTAAGCCGCTTGGCACCGCCGGCCATTGGGTAGTCGGTGCCGTAACAGACGAACCGATCGGGCAGAATCATGCCGAAGTTCGGGCGTTGGTGAAGCTCAACGCTGGCGACGGCCTGTTGCAACCATTGCGCTATCTTCGCCGACCTGTTTGCGGTCGTGACCGCAAAGACAACGCCCAGTGGGCGATTGTCGCCAAAGCCGGTCTTGTCCCTGTCCTCCGCGTATTCACCTTGGTAGGCTTCCATAGACCGAACGCGCCTTATCTTCCCGACGTCTTCTCTCATGCCCTTTTCAGTGAGGGTCGTCTTGACCTCGATAACTGCCAAGACGCCCTCGATGGGGAAAAAGCCAACCATCGGGAACGGACCGGATTTCCGTGGGTCATAGATTACCACATCGCATTCGCGGCTGAACTTTGCGGCGCCGAAGGACGTTATTGCGCGACCTGAGGATATCTCGTACTGCTCGGGGACGAGACCGCGCAAGTAGTGACGCACGGCCGCCTCGATAGCCGACCCCTTGAGGTTACTACCAACGTCTTGGGGCGGCGTTATGTCACGGAGCGCCTGACAAAGCTGTGTGAGTTCGTTGAACTCAATAGCCATTCTTGCTCCTGTTACCGGACCCCTCGGTGCGCAGTCACGTCCGATCCAGCAATTGGAACAACTGGCCCGCGAGGTCGGGGCTGAGGCCCTTGAGTATTCTGAGTTCGTCGTGTGCCGCTCTGCGGCAATCTACTTTCGTCGCGGGGTTGTTCCAGTAGTCCATCAGTCCCAGGTAGCTCAGCGCCAGGTGGAAGTGGGCCTCAGCGAAGTCCGGCTTGAGACGAATGGCTTCCTTGAAGGCGTCTACGGCTTTCTCACGTGCGCGCAGGCGCGCGTAGACCACGCCCAGCCAGAAGTGTGCATCAGCAAAGCCCGGCCCTAGGCGAATAGCTTGCTTGAAGGCGCGCACCGCGTCGTGCCAGAGGCCCAGAGAATGAAGACAACAGCCGGCCTGTAACCAAGCGTCAAGATATTCGGGGCGCTCTTCCAGGGCTCTGCGAAAGAGCGCCAGCGCCTGCTCGAGCTGGCCCCGTGCTCGGGGTGCGTTGTAGTTTTCCGGCAACGCCGCCAGGCCCTGCTGGTACAGCGATTGGGCGCTTCCGGCGAGCGATGGAGGCGCGACTCTTGCGGGCGGCTTACGGGCTGCTTTCGTCAGTGGTGCTACGCGACCGATGTCCTTCAGTCTCGGCTTCACGTCGTTGATGGGAACGGCGAAGTTGAGGTTTTGCCCCTCCGTCATGTGAAAGGTGGCAACGCCAATGACCTCTCCCCGCAGATTCATCACAGGCCCGCCGCTGCTTCCAGGTGAGATCGGAGCCGTGATCTGCAAGCGCCGGCCGCCTTCAGGAGCCTCACGAACCGCGCTAACCATACCCTCCGAGGCCGTCTGCTCAAGGCCAAGAGGCGCCCCAAGGGTCAGCACGCCGTCTCCCTGCCGAACCTGGTCCGAGTCGCCCAGTGGCGCGGTTGGCAGATCCTTGCCCTCCACCTTGAGCACCGCGAAATCCGCCTCGGTGTCCCGGGCCAGAAGTCCCTCCACCTCGAAATACGCGCCAATTGGGAGCGTCACCCGCGCAGCCGCGGCTCCGGCGATAACGTGGCACGCCGTGACCACCATCCCGTCGGGGGCGACGATCACGCCGCTTCCCTGGGTTGTCTGCTCGCCTTTCTCGTTGAAGCAGACCACCGTTACCACGGCCGGGCTTACTTGCGACAGCGCATCCCTTGTGTGCATGCACCCCTCCGTGCTCGGCTTCCTTGCGGCCTCACTACTATCTTATCCGATGCCATGAGGGTTCCGTCATGATCCGCAGATTGCGCCGCGCAGGGAGCTCAGCGGCACAGCGTGCTGTGCCGAATCGGGAGGGCGCGGCATGCCGCGCCCCACAATCTGCGAAATCCGCGCAACCCGCGGATGGTCCTCTATCTCTGCTTGCGCCCGCGGGCGCCGCGGCCGGCACGCGCTGCGACCGGCTTGCCCGCCACCGCGCGCCGCCCCCGCAGCGCGACGATCTGGTCGCGGATGTGCGCCGCCTCCTCGAAGCGCAGCTCCGCCGCCGCCGCGCGCATGTCCGCTTCGAGATCGGCGATGATGTGCGGGAGCTGCGCCTCCGGCCGCCCCTCGCCCGCGTAGTAGAGCGCCGGTTCCTCCGCCGCGCGCTCCGCCGCCGCCAGCAGCTCGCGGATCTCCTTGCGGATGCCCTCGGGGGTGATGTT
It includes:
- a CDS encoding DUF6602 domain-containing protein, with protein sequence MAIEFNELTQLCQALRDITPPQDVGSNLKGSAIEAAVRHYLRGLVPEQYEISSGRAITSFGAAKFSRECDVVIYDPRKSGPFPMVGFFPIEGVLAVIEVKTTLTEKGMREDVGKIRRVRSMEAYQGEYAEDRDKTGFGDNRPLGVVFAVTTANRSAKIAQWLQQAVASVELHQRPNFGMILPDRFVCYGTDYPMAGGAKRLRGRHMYPTEAQQILELRRPQTLFESFLPHGVEMRARCPTTFDIERYRACSEFKPLVDALACA
- a CDS encoding trypsin-like peptidase domain-containing protein, producing MHTRDALSQVSPAVVTVVCFNEKGEQTTQGSGVIVAPDGMVVTACHVIAGAAAARVTLPIGAYFEVEGLLARDTEADFAVLKVEGKDLPTAPLGDSDQVRQGDGVLTLGAPLGLEQTASEGMVSAVREAPEGGRRLQITAPISPGSSGGPVMNLRGEVIGVATFHMTEGQNLNFAVPINDVKPRLKDIGRVAPLTKAARKPPARVAPPSLAGSAQSLYQQGLAALPENYNAPRARGQLEQALALFRRALEERPEYLDAWLQAGCCLHSLGLWHDAVRAFKQAIRLGPGFADAHFWLGVVYARLRAREKAVDAFKEAIRLKPDFAEAHFHLALSYLGLMDYWNNPATKVDCRRAAHDELRILKGLSPDLAGQLFQLLDRT
- a CDS encoding methylated-DNA--[protein]-cysteine S-methyltransferase yields the protein MSGVLHRALRDLRRFFAGERVDFGLPLDLAGLPDFTCRVLLTVAGIPYGETRTYGEVARRAGNARAARAVGQVMARNPLAPIVPCHRVIGGDGRLVGFGGGLDLKRGLLALEGAAAAPGEC
- the uvrC gene encoding excinuclease ABC subunit UvrC, translating into MTEIVTEAHTPTLAEKLASLPARPGVYLMKDAVGKVIYVGKAQSLRSRVRSYFQPGPELAGAKSALVERIADLDWTVTDSEVEALILEFNLVQRHRPRFNVRLRDDKRYPYLKVTVQEQYPRLVVVRKMERDGARYFGPYTNTRAMWETVRLVRRIFGVRQALVASVKKRGGCHWQPGEKRSRPCLNFHLRQCLAPCVGKVTPAEYRRMVKRAMLLLDGRGGKVLVALRGRMEQAAAELRFEEAARLRDKIAAVERTTEGQKMVLAGGGDADIMAQWLQEGEACVVVFAVREGRLVGQEHYLVDGTSGAPPAEVLGDFVRQHYGRAAFVPAQVLVGENIPDAGVIADWLSQRRGGKVTVRRPRRGDRKHLLELAADNARLHLEQHHARAGAEERRGRAAVADLQAALALPVPPERIEAYDISTIRGQDSVGSMVVFEQGRVKRADYRHFRVRGETGAPDDYAMMREVLARRLRAAAAREKFARLPDLMVVDGGKGQLGVAITARDDLGLSLPIAALAKERDWVYLEGRSSPLILPGHSPALHLLQRLRDEAHRFAQAYHHTLRARQARESVLDQVRGVGPTLKRRLLSRFGGLARMRAAGVEELAAVPGVGRKVAQALRAHLEKKA
- a CDS encoding DUF3883 domain-containing protein, which produces MRTTQIRDAAMRLATELLKADGWQVSTGGPGYDLTATRGDDELHIEVKGAGGAVRSVGGFRYLTKNEFDAARKDPNWQMWVFENLDGSAPATVTRIMGDEVLKHAEMEPRWFLPMRWCREHCESIAPETCARALDRQPTDSTR
- the uvrA gene encoding excinuclease ABC subunit UvrA; translated protein: MSLDKIIVRGARQHNLKNITVEIPRHKLVVITGLSGSGKSSLAFDTIYAEGQRRYVESLSSYARQFLGQMDKPDVDTIDGLSPAVSIDQKSATHNPRSTVGTVTEIYDHLRLLFARIGTPHCPQCGQKIARQSLAQIVDAVETLPEGTRLLLLGPVVRGRKGEYRAVLDDIAKQGFVRVRVDGEVRELSEDIKLARYKQHTIEVVVDRLVVRPGLRQRLTDSMATALKIGGGVAAVQVVDGEQIDFSEHGACLRCDRSFPELEPRMFSFNSPYGACPACTGLGTRREFDQDLIIPDRSLSLAEGAVLPWASDVSRYFSSLLRAAAQAYGIDPQTPLSRISKAKLDKLLEGTGERVRVRFRGRGGRPRVYDTAFRGLLYHLMQDYEQTDSDYRRSELENYMSIQPCPACGGARLKPESLAVRINGSNIADVAVLSVRAAAEFFAQLALDQRQQLIARQVLKEIRARLDFLLNVGLDYLTLDRTAATLAGGEAQRIRLATQIGSGLTGVLYILDEPSVGLHQRDNRRLLATLEALRDLGNTILVVEHDEATIRSADYIIDIGPGAGERGGEVVATGKVRDLVKQRASVTGKYLSGERRIPMPSRRRAPRAPLGADSSWLVIRNAREHNLKGVDIPIPLGVFVCLSGVSGSGKSTVMEDILYRRLAHALQGARTSWGKHDRIENMRVLDKVIDIDQSPIGRSPRSNPATYIGTFTAIRELFAQTPEARARGYRPGRFSFNVKGGRCEACHGDGILKIEMVFLPDVYVPCEECGGSRYNRETLQVRYKGRSIAEVLEMTVAEALEFFRNIPAIHRKLETIHDVGLDYIRLGQPATTLSGGEAQRVKLAAELSRRATGRTLYLLDEPTTGLHFADIEKLLEVLNRLVDAGNTVIVIEHNLDVIKCADYIIDLGPEGGDAGGEIVARGTPEEVAKVGHSYTGQFLRALLGGNDEGAKKPKPRRARSRVAQPAC